Proteins co-encoded in one Marinobacter qingdaonensis genomic window:
- a CDS encoding DUF2780 domain-containing protein, which produces MNAILKQFLLVSSIYLFTPAVDAFSLNDSLSKSSAALTSATQVKGEAQQLVGQLQNQLGVTQSQAVGGTGAMLQLAKNQLGAGTISNLTDKATGLSSLMGGGSSLSKSLISNISTMDGVQSAFSALGMDPAMIQQFLPIILGFLGDQGVGASMLGKLQGLWTPAG; this is translated from the coding sequence ATGAACGCCATCCTCAAGCAGTTTCTCCTAGTTTCCAGCATCTACCTGTTCACCCCCGCGGTCGATGCCTTCAGCCTGAACGACTCGCTCTCCAAAAGCTCCGCCGCCCTCACCTCTGCCACGCAGGTAAAAGGCGAAGCCCAGCAACTGGTCGGCCAGTTGCAGAACCAGCTCGGCGTGACCCAGTCCCAGGCTGTGGGCGGCACCGGGGCCATGCTGCAACTCGCCAAGAACCAGCTCGGCGCCGGCACCATCAGCAACCTGACCGACAAGGCCACCGGCCTCTCCAGCCTGATGGGCGGCGGCAGCAGCCTGAGCAAGAGCCTGATCTCCAACATCTCCACCATGGATGGGGTGCAGTCGGCGTTCTCGGCCCTGGGCATGGACCCGGCCATGATTCAGCAATTCCTGCCAATCATTCTCGGTTTCCTGGGCGACCAGGGCGTCGGGGCCTCGATGCTGGGAAAACTGCAGGGGTTGTGGACGCCCGCCGGCTAA
- a CDS encoding glutathione S-transferase, giving the protein MITVHHLNNSRSQRILWMLEELGLPYEIQRYERDPKTMLAPDSLKKIHPLGKSPVLTDGDLVVAESGAIIEYLAHTYGKDSLLPEAGGQAWLDYTYWLHYAEGSLMPPLVMRLVFEKVKTSPMPFFIKPVAKGISDKTNQIFIGPMIKTHLDFVENHLANHTWFLGDQLSGADIQMSFPLEASVARGIVGKDRPNITAWVERVHARPAYQAALKKGGEYDFA; this is encoded by the coding sequence ATGATCACCGTCCACCACCTGAACAATTCCCGCTCCCAGCGCATTCTCTGGATGCTGGAGGAACTCGGCCTGCCCTACGAGATCCAGCGCTACGAGCGCGATCCCAAGACCATGCTGGCGCCCGACAGCCTCAAGAAGATCCACCCGCTGGGTAAATCGCCGGTGCTCACCGACGGCGATCTGGTGGTGGCCGAATCCGGCGCCATCATCGAATACCTGGCCCACACCTACGGCAAGGACAGCCTGCTGCCCGAGGCCGGCGGTCAGGCCTGGCTGGACTATACCTACTGGCTGCATTACGCCGAAGGCTCACTGATGCCGCCACTGGTGATGCGCCTGGTGTTCGAAAAGGTCAAAACCAGCCCAATGCCCTTCTTCATCAAGCCGGTGGCCAAGGGCATTTCCGACAAGACCAACCAGATCTTCATCGGCCCGATGATCAAAACCCACCTCGATTTTGTCGAAAACCACCTGGCCAACCACACCTGGTTCCTGGGCGACCAACTCAGTGGCGCCGACATCCAGATGAGCTTCCCGCTGGAAGCGTCGGTCGCCCGGGGCATCGTCGGCAAGGACCGGCCCAACATCACCGCATGGGTGGAGCGGGTACACGCCCGACCGGCGTACCAGGCGGCGCTCAAGAAAGGCGGCGAGTATGACTTCGCCTGA
- a CDS encoding DUF6635 family protein: protein MTTAAPPAQHLSEVAIERAIQTGVARYFADCRARVPAFIDRHFHYPGAIATNRMALGWDMLRAPFNLLWAPVYALACLVKILTRKRQGLQWLHRLADRIPAGFTTRVQAHISQLIQQDLLNNREHQHPEHQGPATTLLESYVIESLEALYTRHAVEPIDHQRFSQLIEPVLADALSQYRVTRTASADITNSISCTVLGAFAFQKFTPGGIGLAVVLASMLAKTLAAKDFFLGETIGNWYYSVFPPEPSLATTAGVLVAVMAALAAFAALSGVISDPVQAAIGLHRRRLHKLLDHLERDVAASTQSSFRPKDQFVARILDTFDMIRSGLI from the coding sequence ATGACCACAGCCGCACCACCCGCACAGCACCTGTCCGAAGTAGCGATCGAGCGCGCCATCCAGACTGGCGTGGCCCGGTACTTTGCCGACTGTCGGGCACGGGTGCCGGCGTTCATCGACCGCCATTTCCACTACCCCGGCGCCATCGCCACCAACCGGATGGCGCTGGGCTGGGACATGCTGCGAGCCCCCTTCAACCTGCTCTGGGCCCCGGTCTATGCCCTGGCCTGCCTGGTAAAGATCCTCACTCGGAAACGCCAAGGCCTGCAGTGGCTGCACAGGCTCGCTGACCGGATACCGGCCGGCTTTACCACCCGGGTACAGGCGCACATCTCGCAGCTGATCCAGCAGGACCTGCTCAACAATCGCGAACACCAACATCCCGAGCACCAGGGACCCGCGACCACGCTGCTGGAGAGCTATGTGATCGAATCGCTGGAGGCGTTGTACACCCGGCACGCGGTCGAGCCGATAGACCACCAGCGCTTTAGCCAACTGATCGAGCCGGTTCTGGCGGATGCCCTGAGCCAGTACCGCGTGACCCGCACGGCCTCGGCCGACATCACCAACAGCATCTCCTGCACCGTGCTGGGCGCCTTCGCCTTTCAGAAATTTACCCCCGGCGGTATCGGCCTGGCGGTGGTGCTGGCGTCCATGCTGGCCAAGACCCTGGCCGCGAAAGATTTTTTTCTCGGGGAAACCATCGGCAACTGGTATTACAGCGTATTCCCCCCGGAGCCCTCGCTGGCGACCACCGCCGGCGTGCTGGTTGCGGTCATGGCGGCCCTGGCGGCGTTTGCGGCCCTGTCCGGGGTAATATCCGATCCGGTCCAGGCGGCAATCGGCCTGCACCGACGGCGCCTGCACAAACTGCTGGATCACCTGGAACGGGACGTGGCCGCCAGCACCCAGAGCAGTTTCCGCCCGAAAGACCAGTTCGTGGCTCGCATTCTGGACACCTTCGACATGATTCGGTCGGGGTTAATCTAA
- a CDS encoding ribonuclease Z, whose protein sequence is MEFTFLGTSAGTPTRARNVTALALAPSGPRPWYLVDCGEGTQHQLLRAHYSVMQLRAIFITHIHGDHTFGLPGLLTSASMLGRTEPLDLIAPVQTHRFVTSTLENSDSSLSYPVNFIDSEAADFRWQDEHFAVTNVALSHRVPCRAYVFTEQNLERQLRQDRLTEDGIEPGPSWGELQKGRDVTLADGRLLRSDDYTEIPRVARRLIVAGDNDDPTLLAEASAGSHALIHEATYTQDVSERVGPWPQHSSAEQVARFAQQAQLPNLVLTHFSSRYQSGPGGAPHINQLAAEALRHYRGELFLARDFDSYRLEKDLTLRCLTTDNP, encoded by the coding sequence ATGGAATTCACCTTTCTGGGCACCTCGGCGGGCACACCCACCCGGGCCCGCAACGTCACCGCACTGGCGTTAGCGCCCTCGGGCCCCAGGCCCTGGTACCTGGTGGACTGTGGCGAGGGCACCCAGCACCAGCTGTTGCGCGCGCACTACTCGGTGATGCAGCTGCGGGCGATCTTCATCACCCACATCCACGGTGACCACACCTTCGGCCTGCCGGGGCTGCTCACCAGCGCCTCCATGCTCGGGCGCACCGAACCGCTGGACCTGATTGCCCCGGTCCAAACCCACCGGTTCGTCACCTCGACCCTGGAGAACAGCGACTCCAGCCTGAGCTACCCGGTCAATTTCATCGACTCCGAGGCGGCGGATTTTCGCTGGCAGGACGAGCATTTTGCGGTCACCAACGTGGCCCTGTCCCATCGGGTGCCCTGCCGGGCCTACGTGTTCACGGAGCAAAACCTGGAGCGACAGCTGCGCCAGGACAGACTGACCGAGGACGGCATCGAGCCCGGCCCCAGCTGGGGTGAGCTGCAGAAAGGTCGGGACGTTACCCTGGCCGATGGGCGACTGCTTCGGAGCGACGACTACACCGAAATTCCCCGGGTCGCCCGGCGCCTGATCGTGGCCGGCGATAATGACGACCCGACGCTGCTCGCCGAGGCCAGTGCCGGCAGCCACGCGCTGATCCACGAAGCCACCTACACCCAGGACGTGTCCGAGCGGGTCGGCCCCTGGCCCCAGCACAGCTCCGCCGAACAGGTGGCGCGCTTCGCCCAGCAGGCCCAGTTGCCCAACCTGGTGCTGACCCACTTCAGTTCCCGCTACCAGTCCGGGCCGGGCGGTGCGCCCCACATCAACCAACTGGCGGCCGAAGCCCTGCGGCATTACCGGGGCGAGCTGTTCCTGGCCCGGGATTTCGACAGCTATCGATTGGAGAAGGATCTGACCCTGCGCTGCCTGACGACGGACAATCCCTGA